A region from the Actinoplanes sp. OR16 genome encodes:
- a CDS encoding PAS domain S-box protein — protein sequence MLRAMEWILLGLGSVGAILYGVRRNRPARRSPWFLLAAAVASLCVGDVFYAYGATDLAEAGYLAMFALVVCALLQFTRDGSLLADRARLIDLLAFSCSTLLVVWVFVIGSAGQFGAVSAADVIGGLLLIGVAVRLVLADRRNVAAILLLAGALGLLAGDVFYPLTGGAAPAESAYVVLYLGWGLSALHPSMVRLTEPRPPEPTPWRLHWTLLLAASAATPPAVLLIEALSGEVRDGVVIAVTGAVTLLLTITRLADAIRQHSAALSRERGLRTANTALVAAADLPAVDSAVRAAIGRLLPPGSVRRIVLATDDGMLAAESLPSAPAGAGSRSWFAAAEDRDECVLICPLRLEPLAVARPSGGALILTGLKETLTAGRDSLEVLAGEAALALDRITLVEAVGRRDSDLYLRAVIRNTAEIMAVIDSDHRIRYASPALRDLIGGDELPPLTALDDLVHPDDQVMVRVKLRTQGDGRVFCALRRKDETQAFVEMTYRDLRDDRLVQGLVVTIRDVTDRRDPLEGMPYSDHAGDMPAWVNRRSAQHKFRY from the coding sequence GTGCTGAGGGCGATGGAGTGGATCCTGCTGGGACTCGGCAGCGTCGGCGCCATCCTCTACGGGGTTCGCCGCAACCGACCGGCCCGCCGATCGCCGTGGTTCCTGCTCGCCGCGGCGGTCGCGTCCCTCTGCGTCGGCGACGTGTTCTACGCCTATGGCGCGACGGATCTCGCCGAGGCCGGCTATCTGGCCATGTTCGCCCTGGTCGTGTGCGCACTGCTGCAGTTCACCAGGGATGGATCGCTGCTCGCCGACCGCGCCCGGCTCATCGACCTGCTCGCGTTCTCCTGCTCCACGCTGCTGGTGGTCTGGGTCTTCGTGATCGGCTCGGCCGGTCAGTTCGGCGCGGTCAGCGCGGCCGACGTGATCGGTGGCCTGCTGCTGATCGGCGTGGCGGTCCGGCTGGTCCTCGCCGATCGGCGCAACGTCGCCGCGATCCTCCTGCTGGCCGGTGCTCTCGGCCTGCTCGCCGGGGACGTCTTCTATCCGCTCACCGGCGGCGCCGCACCGGCCGAGTCGGCCTACGTCGTGCTCTACCTCGGCTGGGGGCTGTCCGCCCTGCACCCGTCGATGGTCAGGCTCACCGAGCCCCGGCCGCCCGAACCCACCCCGTGGCGGCTGCACTGGACCCTGCTGCTCGCCGCGTCCGCCGCCACTCCCCCGGCCGTGCTGCTCATCGAGGCCCTGTCCGGTGAGGTGCGGGACGGCGTGGTGATCGCGGTGACCGGCGCCGTCACTCTGCTTCTCACCATCACCCGGCTGGCTGACGCGATCCGGCAGCACAGCGCTGCGCTGAGCCGCGAGCGTGGCCTGCGTACGGCGAACACCGCCCTGGTCGCGGCCGCCGACCTCCCGGCGGTGGACTCCGCCGTGCGGGCGGCCATCGGCCGGTTGCTGCCGCCCGGTTCGGTCCGCAGGATCGTCCTCGCCACCGACGACGGCATGCTCGCCGCCGAGTCGCTGCCGTCCGCCCCGGCCGGCGCCGGCTCCCGCAGCTGGTTCGCGGCGGCGGAGGACCGCGACGAGTGCGTCCTGATCTGCCCGCTGCGGCTGGAACCGCTCGCGGTGGCCCGGCCCAGCGGCGGCGCACTCATCCTCACCGGCCTCAAGGAGACCCTGACCGCCGGGCGGGATTCACTGGAAGTGCTGGCCGGCGAGGCAGCCCTCGCCCTCGACCGGATCACCCTGGTCGAGGCGGTCGGCCGCCGGGACAGCGACCTCTACCTGCGTGCGGTCATCCGGAACACCGCCGAGATCATGGCGGTCATCGACTCCGACCACCGGATCCGGTACGCCAGCCCGGCCCTGCGCGACCTGATCGGCGGAGACGAGTTGCCGCCGCTCACCGCGCTCGACGATCTGGTCCACCCGGACGATCAGGTGATGGTCCGGGTCAAGCTGCGCACCCAGGGCGACGGGCGGGTCTTCTGCGCGCTGCGCCGCAAGGACGAGACGCAGGCGTTCGTCGAGATGACCTACCGCGATCTGCGGGACGACCGGCTCGTCCAAGGTCTCGTCGTGACGATCCGGGATGTCACCGATCGGCGCGATCCGCTGGAGGGCATGCCGTACTCCGATCATGCGGGCGACATGCCCGCCTGGGTGAACCGGCGGAGCGCTCAGCACAAATTCCGTTATTGA
- the hemW gene encoding radical SAM family heme chaperone HemW — MAGALPDGDPVPTDGSLPREAAERAGANGFAVYVHVPFCASRCGYCDFNTYTASELGGGASRDEYADTVISELSLAARVIAPKRVDTVFVGGGTPTLLSPYDLGRILESIDRTWGLAGDAEVTTEANPESVDKSYLTELRASGFTRISLGMQSAADNVLRVLDRRHTAGRAPQAALEAREAGFEHVNLDLIYGTPGETPEDFDRSLQTVIDAGVDHVSAYALIVEDGTRMATRMRRGELPYPSDDVAADRYLAAEERLTAAGFGWYEVSNWAKKGGECRHNLLYWTGADWWGLGPGAHSHVGGVRWWNVKHPSAYAKRLADGVSPGLAREVLTDEDRHMEDVMLRVRLADGIPLERVDRAAAARALAGGLLDEGAFTEGRLILTLRGRLLADAVIRDVI; from the coding sequence ATGGCAGGCGCACTCCCCGACGGCGATCCCGTACCCACCGACGGCTCCCTTCCCCGCGAAGCGGCCGAGCGGGCGGGTGCGAACGGGTTCGCCGTCTACGTTCACGTTCCGTTCTGTGCCAGCCGTTGCGGGTACTGCGACTTCAACACCTATACCGCGTCCGAGCTGGGCGGCGGTGCCAGCCGCGACGAATACGCCGATACCGTCATCTCCGAATTGTCGCTAGCGGCGAGAGTCATCGCGCCGAAGCGAGTCGACACCGTCTTCGTCGGGGGCGGCACGCCCACGTTGCTCTCCCCGTACGATCTGGGCCGGATCTTGGAAAGCATCGATCGGACCTGGGGTCTCGCCGGAGATGCCGAGGTGACGACCGAGGCAAATCCGGAATCTGTCGATAAATCCTATTTGACCGAGCTGCGAGCGTCCGGCTTCACGCGCATCTCGCTGGGCATGCAGTCCGCCGCCGACAACGTCCTGCGCGTCCTCGACCGCAGACACACCGCCGGCCGCGCGCCGCAAGCCGCCCTGGAAGCCAGGGAAGCGGGCTTCGAGCACGTCAACCTCGACCTGATCTACGGCACGCCCGGCGAGACCCCCGAGGATTTCGACAGATCGCTGCAGACCGTCATCGACGCCGGTGTCGACCACGTCAGCGCGTACGCCCTGATCGTCGAGGACGGCACCCGGATGGCGACCCGGATGCGCCGCGGCGAGCTGCCCTACCCGTCGGACGACGTGGCCGCCGACCGCTACCTGGCGGCCGAGGAGCGGCTCACCGCCGCGGGCTTCGGCTGGTACGAGGTCTCCAACTGGGCGAAGAAGGGCGGCGAGTGCCGGCACAACCTGCTCTATTGGACCGGCGCCGACTGGTGGGGCCTGGGGCCGGGGGCGCACAGCCACGTCGGCGGGGTGCGCTGGTGGAACGTCAAGCATCCGTCCGCGTACGCCAAGAGGCTGGCCGACGGTGTCTCGCCCGGCCTGGCCCGGGAGGTCCTCACCGATGAGGACCGTCACATGGAGGACGTGATGCTGCGCGTCCGGCTCGCGGACGGCATCCCGCTGGAGCGGGTCGACCGGGCGGCCGCCGCACGCGCCCTCGCCGGTGGACTGCTCGACGAGGGGGCGTTCACGGAGGGGCGGCTGATCCTGACCCTGCGGGGCCGTCTGCTGGCCGACGCGGTGATCAGAGACGTTATTTGA
- a CDS encoding enoyl-CoA hydratase-related protein, with protein sequence MDPVRTLTLDNPASRNALSTAVLRGMLDDLAAAAADPACRLVVLTHTGPVFCSGVDLRETAAAAPGDKLPAEWLADVLAVLWEFPKPVVARIAGPARAGGLGLIGAADIAVCTLAATFSFTEVRLGVIPAVISSTVLPRLSPRAAAELYLTGDVFGGQRAAEIGLVTAAVPDEELDDAVDRYCASLLRGGPLALAGTKQLLRRTRNESIRAELADLADRSAGYFKSAEGREGVAASREKRDPYWVSGR encoded by the coding sequence ATGGATCCGGTCCGCACCCTGACTCTGGACAACCCTGCCAGCCGCAACGCGCTCTCCACCGCTGTGCTGCGCGGCATGCTCGACGACCTGGCCGCGGCCGCCGCCGATCCGGCGTGCCGCCTCGTCGTCCTCACCCACACCGGCCCGGTCTTCTGCTCGGGCGTCGACCTGAGGGAGACCGCCGCCGCGGCTCCCGGCGACAAGCTGCCGGCCGAATGGCTCGCCGACGTGCTCGCCGTGCTCTGGGAGTTCCCCAAGCCGGTCGTGGCACGGATCGCCGGTCCGGCCCGGGCCGGCGGCCTCGGCCTGATCGGGGCGGCCGACATCGCGGTCTGCACGCTCGCCGCGACCTTCTCGTTCACCGAGGTCCGCCTCGGCGTGATCCCCGCGGTGATCAGTTCGACGGTGCTGCCCCGGCTCTCGCCGCGCGCCGCCGCCGAGCTCTATCTGACCGGCGACGTCTTCGGCGGGCAGCGGGCAGCGGAGATCGGCCTGGTCACGGCCGCGGTGCCGGACGAGGAGCTGGACGACGCGGTGGACCGCTACTGCGCGTCGCTGCTGCGCGGCGGGCCACTCGCGCTGGCCGGGACCAAACAGCTGCTCCGGCGTACGCGGAACGAGTCGATCCGTGCCGAACTGGCAGATCTCGCGGACCGCTCCGCCGGATACTTCAAGTCCGCGGAAGGTCGCGAGGGCGTCGCGGCGTCCCGCGAGAAGCGGGATCCGTATTGGGTGAGCGGTCGTTGA
- a CDS encoding GlsB/YeaQ/YmgE family stress response membrane protein: MEFTLTGIIVALIVGLVIGALGRLVVPGKQNIPIWLTMVVGVVAALLGTVIARAAGVADTAGFDWIEFFFQVVLAAIGVALVAGVGGRRRLTR; encoded by the coding sequence ATGGAGTTCACGCTCACCGGCATCATCGTCGCTCTGATCGTCGGTCTGGTCATCGGCGCCCTGGGTCGTCTCGTTGTACCCGGCAAGCAGAACATCCCGATCTGGCTGACCATGGTGGTCGGTGTGGTCGCCGCGCTGCTGGGCACCGTGATCGCGCGGGCCGCTGGTGTCGCTGACACCGCCGGCTTCGACTGGATCGAGTTCTTCTTCCAGGTCGTTCTCGCCGCGATCGGTGTCGCGCTGGTCGCCGGTGTCGGTGGCCGTCGCCGCCTGACCCGGTAA
- a CDS encoding DUF4870 domain-containing protein, whose translation MTEPPRPPEGGFDPYGQQPPPGYQPPPGGYQPPPGYQPPPGYQPGYPPPQGYGYGQYQGPSSEDRTWIVLTHFISALVAFLSSGTLGWIMPLITLLSQGARSPQVRAEAVQALNFQILWSILTVVGYILICVFIGWIVVLVTWLIAWIVPLIAGVKATNGQPFRYPMNVSIIK comes from the coding sequence ATGACCGAACCTCCTCGTCCGCCGGAAGGCGGATTCGACCCTTACGGCCAGCAGCCACCGCCCGGATATCAGCCGCCGCCCGGCGGTTACCAGCCGCCGCCCGGATATCAGCCCCCGCCCGGATACCAACCCGGTTATCCCCCGCCGCAGGGATATGGATACGGCCAGTACCAGGGTCCATCGAGCGAAGACCGCACCTGGATCGTGCTGACCCACTTCATCAGCGCCCTGGTCGCCTTCCTGAGCAGCGGCACGCTCGGCTGGATCATGCCGCTCATCACACTGCTGTCCCAGGGCGCCCGGTCGCCGCAGGTGCGCGCCGAGGCCGTCCAGGCGCTGAACTTCCAGATCCTCTGGTCGATCCTGACCGTGGTGGGGTACATCCTGATCTGCGTGTTCATCGGCTGGATCGTCGTGCTGGTGACGTGGCTGATCGCCTGGATCGTGCCGCTGATCGCCGGCGTGAAGGCCACCAACGGGCAGCCCTTCCGCTACCCGATGAACGTGTCGATCATCAAATAA